One Mesorhizobium loti genomic window carries:
- a CDS encoding sensor histidine kinase has translation MTVQAVKKQLDRRSILNSLKAFRRGDFSVRIDNVYEGLDSEIAETFNEIVELNDQVTREFERLSRVVGKDGRIGERGRVRNATGSWESSVRSVNDLIEDMVQPTAEVARVIGAVAKGDLSQTMMVEIDGRPLRGEFLRIGKIVNTMVGQLASFASEVTRVAREVGTEGKLGGQARVKGVAGTWKDLTDNVNAMATNLTGQVRNIAEVTTAVASGDLSKKITVDVKGEILELKNTINTMVDQLNSFASEVTRVAREVGTEGKLGGQARVEGVGGTWKDLTDNVNSMAENLTGQVRNIAEVTTAVALGDLSKKITVDVKGEILELKSTINTMVDQLNSFAGEVTRVAREVGTEGKLGGQAQVRGVAGTWKDLTDNVNSMAENLTGQVRNIAEVTTAVASGDLSKKITVAVKGEILELKDTINTMVDQLNSFASEVTRVAREVGTEGKLGGQAEVRGVGGTWKDLTDNVNLMAANLTGQVRNIAEVTTAVARGDLSKKITVDVKGEILELKDTVNTMVDQLNSFASEVTRVAREVGSEGKLGGQAHVEGVGGTWKDLTDNVNAMAGNLTVQLRDVSKVATAIATGDLTQKITVDALGEILQIKDVINTMVDQLNSFASEVTRVAREVGSDGKLGGQAQVRGVAGTWKDLTDNVNAMAANLTGQVRNIAEVTTAVALGDLSKKITVDVRGEILELKDTINTMVDQLNSFASEVTRVAREVGTEGKLGGQAQVRGVAGTWKDLTDNVNSMAENLTGQVRNIAEVTTAVARGDLSKKITVDVKGEILELKSTINTMVDQLNSFAGEVTRVAREVGTEGKLGGQARVEGVAGTWKDLTDNVNLMATNLTNQVRGIADVVTAVAQGNLKRKLTVDAKGEIASLADTINGMIETLATFADQVTNVAREVGIEGKLGGQARVPGAAGLWRDLTDNVNQLAANLTTQVRAIAEVSTAVTKGDLTRSISVEASGEVAALKDNINEMIRNLKDQTLKNAEQDWLKTNLARFSRMLQGERDLATVSRLIMSELAPLVNAQYGVFYVTNRDEEESYLELAASYGAESKAAIKQRLDLREGLVGQSAADKRAIMLDNVPPEFLRVTSGLGSASPANVIILPALFEDEVKAVIELASFGEFRDTHQSFLNQLMESVGIVLNTIAATMRTEGLLKQSQLLTSELQARQTELTKKQEELHATNEELQEKAQLLENEKKQVENKNLEIEMARRALEEKAEQLALTSKYKSEFLANMSHELRTPLNSLLILSNLLATNQQGNLNEKQVEFARTINSAGTDLLSLINDILDLSKIESGTVSIDINDMPVTHLRQHMERTFRQLAADKGLGFTIKVDPALPETVRTDEKRLQQIVLNLLSNAFKFTSEGEVSLNFRVEKAGRRNGSAHPAKALAIAVTDTGIGIPEDKQKLIFEAFQQADGTTSRKYGGTGLGLSISREIARLLGGELRVESTPGKGSTFTLVIPFNGPRVATVQSALPTTTDAIVAQASVGSPPSAELIDDRDSISPTDRVVLIVEDDPTFGGLLLGLARSAGLKGVLSNAGAGTLALARKLVPDAITLDLGLSDIDGWVLFDLLRHDQKTRGIPIHVISGAEDTDGLARNGASSISTKPVSSDELMQVFQDIHSKKLRIQRRVLVADSDPERRLSLVEAIRDGVTSVTAVGRIAANADDIGMTSYDAVVLGLGRSAKDNSQALDEISGQFGESLPQLLFFAPHPDALDQVLALNPAFANAPRAENFAQLALHISATLPGEGRDEREVATEQSGKSDLSGAKVLIVDDDIRNIYSLTSVLETYDIQVLHAERGRDGIALLEQSPDVDAALIDIMMPEMDGYETMRRIRATPTIAHIPLISVTAKAMKGDRQKCLDAGASDYIAKPVDLDLLLALLRVWIGRSRSRVDTPDMLMAVN, from the coding sequence GTGACCGTGCAGGCAGTCAAAAAGCAGTTGGACCGTCGAAGCATTTTGAACTCTCTAAAGGCCTTCCGGCGCGGTGACTTCTCCGTGCGCATCGACAACGTCTATGAAGGTCTCGATTCTGAGATCGCGGAAACCTTCAATGAGATTGTCGAACTGAACGATCAGGTGACGCGTGAATTCGAGCGGCTCAGCAGAGTCGTCGGTAAGGATGGGCGGATCGGCGAACGCGGCCGCGTCCGAAACGCCACTGGCAGCTGGGAATCCAGCGTGCGGTCCGTCAATGATCTGATCGAAGACATGGTTCAGCCGACAGCCGAAGTCGCCCGCGTCATCGGCGCCGTCGCCAAGGGCGACCTTTCGCAAACGATGATGGTCGAAATTGACGGCCGACCACTGCGTGGCGAATTTCTGCGCATCGGCAAGATCGTCAACACCATGGTTGGCCAGCTGGCGTCGTTTGCCTCCGAGGTGACGCGTGTGGCGCGCGAAGTGGGCACCGAAGGCAAGCTCGGCGGCCAGGCGCGCGTCAAAGGCGTTGCTGGAACGTGGAAGGATCTGACCGACAACGTCAACGCCATGGCGACCAATCTAACCGGTCAGGTTCGCAACATCGCGGAGGTGACAACGGCTGTCGCGTCTGGCGATCTCTCGAAGAAGATCACCGTCGACGTGAAGGGCGAGATCCTCGAACTGAAAAACACCATCAACACAATGGTCGACCAGCTCAATTCCTTCGCTTCGGAAGTGACGCGCGTGGCGCGCGAGGTCGGTACCGAGGGCAAACTCGGCGGCCAGGCGCGCGTCGAAGGCGTCGGCGGCACATGGAAGGACCTGACCGACAACGTCAATTCCATGGCCGAGAATTTGACGGGGCAGGTGCGCAATATCGCCGAGGTGACAACGGCCGTCGCCTTGGGGGACCTTTCGAAGAAGATCACGGTCGACGTGAAGGGCGAGATTCTCGAACTGAAGTCGACAATCAACACGATGGTCGACCAACTGAATTCCTTTGCCGGTGAAGTGACGCGCGTTGCGCGCGAGGTTGGAACTGAAGGCAAGCTTGGCGGCCAGGCGCAGGTGCGCGGTGTTGCGGGCACGTGGAAGGACCTCACCGACAACGTCAACTCGATGGCCGAAAACCTCACTGGACAGGTACGGAACATTGCCGAGGTGACGACGGCGGTCGCCTCTGGCGACCTGTCGAAGAAGATCACGGTGGCGGTGAAGGGTGAAATCTTGGAGTTGAAGGACACCATCAACACGATGGTCGATCAGCTCAACTCTTTTGCCTCCGAGGTCACGCGCGTGGCGCGTGAAGTTGGAACCGAGGGCAAGCTCGGCGGCCAGGCCGAGGTGAGGGGCGTCGGCGGCACGTGGAAAGATTTGACCGACAACGTCAATCTGATGGCTGCCAATCTGACCGGTCAGGTGCGCAACATCGCCGAGGTGACGACGGCCGTGGCACGCGGCGACCTATCCAAAAAGATCACGGTCGACGTCAAGGGCGAGATCTTGGAGCTCAAGGACACCGTCAACACGATGGTCGATCAGCTGAACTCCTTCGCGTCGGAGGTCACGCGCGTGGCTCGCGAGGTCGGTTCTGAAGGCAAACTCGGCGGCCAGGCTCATGTCGAAGGCGTCGGCGGCACCTGGAAGGATCTGACCGACAACGTCAACGCCATGGCCGGCAATCTGACCGTGCAGTTGCGCGACGTGTCCAAGGTCGCGACCGCCATCGCCACCGGTGACCTGACGCAGAAGATCACGGTCGATGCCCTGGGCGAGATCCTGCAGATCAAGGATGTCATCAATACGATGGTGGATCAGCTCAATTCCTTTGCGTCGGAAGTGACGCGCGTGGCGCGTGAAGTCGGCTCCGACGGCAAGCTCGGTGGCCAGGCCCAGGTGCGCGGTGTCGCCGGCACTTGGAAAGACTTGACCGATAACGTCAACGCAATGGCCGCCAATTTGACGGGCCAGGTCCGCAACATCGCCGAAGTGACCACAGCTGTCGCGCTCGGTGATCTGTCGAAGAAGATCACCGTCGACGTCCGCGGAGAAATTCTCGAGCTCAAGGACACCATCAACACGATGGTGGACCAGCTCAATTCCTTCGCGTCCGAAGTGACACGTGTGGCGCGCGAGGTCGGCACAGAAGGCAAGCTTGGCGGTCAGGCGCAGGTGCGTGGCGTCGCCGGCACATGGAAGGATTTGACCGACAATGTGAACTCGATGGCCGAGAACCTCACCGGCCAGGTGCGAAATATCGCCGAAGTCACAACCGCGGTGGCACGCGGTGATCTCTCGAAAAAGATCACGGTCGACGTAAAAGGCGAAATCCTGGAACTCAAGTCGACCATCAACACCATGGTGGACCAGCTCAACTCCTTTGCCGGCGAGGTGACCCGTGTGGCGCGTGAGGTCGGCACCGAGGGCAAGCTCGGCGGCCAGGCGCGTGTCGAAGGCGTGGCCGGAACTTGGAAAGACCTGACTGACAACGTCAACCTCATGGCGACAAATCTGACCAATCAGGTGCGTGGCATTGCCGATGTCGTGACCGCTGTCGCGCAAGGTAACCTCAAGCGCAAGCTGACTGTCGACGCCAAGGGCGAGATTGCCTCCCTGGCCGACACGATCAACGGTATGATCGAGACGCTGGCAACCTTTGCCGACCAGGTGACGAACGTCGCCCGTGAGGTGGGCATCGAGGGTAAGCTTGGCGGACAGGCCCGCGTGCCAGGTGCGGCAGGCCTTTGGCGCGATCTTACCGATAACGTCAATCAGCTCGCCGCCAATCTGACGACCCAGGTGCGCGCCATCGCCGAAGTCTCGACGGCGGTCACCAAGGGCGATCTGACCCGCTCGATCAGCGTCGAAGCGTCGGGCGAGGTCGCAGCGCTCAAAGACAACATCAACGAAATGATTCGCAATCTGAAGGATCAGACGCTGAAGAATGCCGAGCAGGACTGGTTGAAGACCAATCTCGCGCGGTTTTCGCGCATGCTGCAGGGCGAGCGCGACCTTGCTACGGTTTCGCGGCTGATCATGTCCGAGCTCGCTCCTCTCGTAAACGCGCAATATGGTGTCTTCTACGTCACCAACCGCGACGAGGAGGAGTCCTATCTCGAGTTGGCGGCGTCCTATGGTGCCGAAAGCAAGGCCGCCATCAAACAGCGTCTCGATCTGCGCGAAGGCCTGGTCGGACAAAGCGCCGCCGACAAGCGCGCCATCATGCTGGACAACGTCCCGCCGGAATTCCTGCGCGTCACCTCGGGCCTTGGCAGCGCGTCGCCGGCCAACGTCATCATCCTCCCCGCGCTGTTTGAGGATGAAGTGAAAGCCGTCATCGAACTTGCCTCGTTCGGGGAGTTTCGCGACACCCACCAGTCGTTCCTCAATCAGCTCATGGAGTCCGTCGGCATCGTTCTCAACACGATTGCGGCGACGATGCGCACCGAGGGCCTGCTCAAGCAGTCGCAACTGCTGACCTCCGAACTGCAGGCGCGCCAGACCGAACTGACCAAGAAGCAGGAAGAGTTGCACGCGACCAACGAGGAGCTGCAGGAAAAGGCGCAGCTGCTCGAAAACGAAAAGAAACAGGTCGAGAACAAGAACCTCGAAATCGAGATGGCACGGCGCGCGTTGGAGGAGAAAGCCGAGCAGTTGGCACTGACCTCAAAGTACAAGTCAGAATTCCTGGCCAATATGAGCCACGAACTGCGTACGCCACTCAATTCGCTGCTCATTCTGTCAAACCTGCTTGCGACCAACCAGCAAGGCAATCTCAACGAGAAACAGGTTGAGTTTGCGCGCACGATCAACTCCGCAGGCACGGATCTCCTCAGCCTTATCAACGACATCCTCGATCTGTCGAAGATAGAGTCAGGCACCGTCTCCATCGACATCAATGATATGCCGGTGACGCATCTGCGCCAGCATATGGAGCGTACGTTCCGTCAGTTGGCAGCCGATAAGGGCCTTGGCTTCACCATCAAGGTGGACCCGGCTCTGCCGGAAACTGTCCGCACGGACGAGAAGCGCCTGCAGCAGATTGTCCTGAACCTGCTTTCGAACGCATTCAAATTTACCTCGGAGGGCGAGGTCAGCCTGAACTTCCGAGTTGAAAAGGCCGGCCGGCGCAACGGCTCGGCGCATCCCGCGAAGGCCTTGGCGATCGCCGTGACCGACACCGGAATTGGCATTCCAGAAGACAAGCAAAAGCTGATTTTCGAGGCCTTCCAGCAGGCTGATGGCACCACCAGCCGCAAATATGGTGGCACCGGCCTCGGCCTCTCTATCAGTCGGGAGATCGCGCGCTTGCTTGGCGGTGAACTGCGGGTTGAAAGCACACCAGGTAAGGGCTCGACATTTACCTTGGTTATCCCGTTCAACGGTCCGCGCGTTGCGACCGTGCAATCAGCCTTGCCGACGACAACGGATGCAATCGTCGCGCAGGCATCAGTTGGCAGTCCGCCATCGGCGGAGTTGATCGACGATCGCGATTCCATTTCTCCAACCGATCGGGTTGTGCTCATCGTTGAGGACGACCCGACTTTCGGTGGACTGCTACTCGGCCTCGCCCGCTCCGCCGGGCTGAAAGGCGTCTTGTCGAACGCTGGGGCGGGCACACTGGCATTGGCGCGCAAACTCGTTCCAGACGCCATCACGCTGGATTTGGGGCTATCCGACATCGATGGCTGGGTACTTTTCGATCTGTTGCGGCATGACCAGAAAACGAGAGGCATTCCGATTCACGTCATCTCGGGGGCCGAGGATACCGATGGACTTGCCCGCAACGGCGCATCCAGCATTTCGACAAAGCCTGTTTCTTCAGATGAATTGATGCAGGTGTTTCAGGACATCCATTCCAAGAAACTCCGTATCCAGCGCCGCGTTCTGGTCGCCGATTCCGATCCGGAACGCAGGCTTTCTCTCGTTGAAGCGATCCGCGATGGTGTCACCTCGGTCACGGCGGTGGGCCGCATCGCGGCAAATGCCGATGACATCGGCATGACATCCTATGATGCTGTTGTGCTCGGCTTAGGACGCTCCGCCAAGGACAACAGTCAGGCACTGGATGAGATCAGCGGTCAATTCGGTGAATCCTTGCCGCAGCTTTTGTTCTTTGCCCCTCATCCGGATGCGCTCGACCAGGTCTTGGCACTGAACCCGGCTTTCGCGAACGCGCCACGCGCGGAAAACTTCGCGCAGTTGGCGCTCCACATTTCGGCAACGCTGCCTGGTGAAGGCCGCGACGAACGCGAAGTCGCGACCGAACAAAGCGGTAAGTCCGACCTAAGCGGTGCCAAGGTTCTCATCGTGGACGACGACATCCGCAACATCTACTCACTCACCAGCGTCTTGGAGACCTATGACATTCAGGTTTTGCATGCAGAACGCGGGCGCGACGGGATTGCCCTCCTGGAACAGAGCCCGGATGTTGATGCGGCCTTGATCGATATCATGATGCCGGAAATGGACGGCTACGAGACGATGCGGCGAATTCGCGCCACGCCGACGATCGCTCACATCCCATTGATTTCGGTCACTGCCAAGGCAATGAAGGGAGATCGTCAGAAATGTCTGGACGCTGGCGCCTCTGACTACATCGCCAAACCGGTGGATCTCGATCTTCTGCTGGCATTGCTTCGTGTTTGGATCGGACGCTCTCGATCCCGCGTCGACACGCCAGACATGCTCATGGCCGTAAACTGA
- a CDS encoding sensor/response regulator hybrid protein, translating to MQKLVRSKMTKPEIVRLAEEPARTRILAVDDDERNLLAITEVLAATGDVICAQSGEEALRHLLKEDFAVILLDVLMPGLDGYETATLIRQRDQSKRTPIIFLTAINKEDAHMLRGYDAGAVDFVFKPFDPVMLRSKVAVFVELHEKTREIQRKAVVEQGLLAQALQAQNEKLHAERALRNSEERQDAILHSLPVCFHARSAEPPFAARFVTDGVERLTGFTPMTLTSDPSFGLSRVHPEDLGRLKQALLAAKTTGSYSCEFRWQCANGEYRIFLDQGVMSNGSDGREPEILGTLLDVTERRGLEDQLLQSQRLDAIGKLTGGLAHDFNNLLAAILSGLGLLERRATLDDQARQVLELMRRSAKQGADLVTRMLAFSRRQTLKPESVRLSALGDTMNGLVAPVLGGLIRFDWQIDDAVWLVHVDAGQLELALMNLVFNARDAMPSGGTIGVHAQNRTIDTTSEDLAPGEYVVVTVKDTGSGIPSDILAKVIEPFFTTKPVGKGTGLGLSTVYGFMKQSGGSLRIESSLGRGTAMELWLPRSSEHPSSDEAGSNKEEIVTYAGKEYPSILLIDDSSVLRQLTAESLRQRGFSVTCAAGGAEALATIERAPHDFDVIVTDFAMPLVSGVEVIRFARNLRSDWPAVIVTGYADAGAIADRPSDVPLLNKPFREMDLIEGIFRAIAQAGSKATKAG from the coding sequence ATGCAAAAGCTCGTCAGAAGTAAAATGACGAAACCTGAAATCGTGCGGTTGGCCGAGGAGCCGGCGCGAACCCGTATCCTCGCCGTGGACGATGATGAACGCAATTTGCTGGCGATCACCGAAGTGCTTGCCGCGACCGGTGATGTCATATGCGCCCAGTCCGGCGAGGAGGCCTTGCGTCACTTGTTGAAGGAGGACTTCGCCGTCATCCTACTCGATGTCCTCATGCCAGGTCTGGACGGGTATGAAACGGCTACCCTCATCCGACAGAGGGATCAATCCAAACGCACGCCGATCATCTTCCTGACGGCCATAAACAAGGAAGACGCTCATATGCTGCGCGGCTATGACGCCGGTGCGGTCGACTTTGTCTTCAAGCCTTTCGATCCGGTCATGCTGCGTTCGAAGGTTGCCGTGTTTGTTGAGCTTCACGAAAAAACACGTGAAATCCAGCGAAAAGCTGTGGTCGAACAAGGGCTGCTTGCCCAGGCGCTGCAGGCGCAGAACGAAAAGCTTCACGCTGAGCGGGCCCTTCGCAACTCGGAGGAACGGCAGGACGCCATCTTGCATTCCCTGCCAGTCTGCTTTCATGCGCGCTCAGCCGAGCCGCCCTTCGCAGCGCGCTTTGTCACCGACGGGGTTGAACGTCTGACCGGATTCACGCCCATGACGCTCACGTCGGATCCATCTTTTGGCCTTAGCCGGGTTCATCCCGAGGATCTTGGCAGATTGAAGCAGGCCTTATTGGCAGCAAAAACGACCGGCTCCTACTCCTGCGAATTCCGTTGGCAGTGCGCCAATGGCGAGTATCGCATCTTTCTCGACCAAGGTGTGATGTCGAATGGCTCGGATGGTCGCGAGCCAGAAATCCTGGGCACTTTGCTTGATGTCACCGAGCGACGAGGGCTTGAGGATCAACTGCTGCAGTCGCAGCGACTTGACGCGATCGGCAAGCTGACCGGTGGCTTGGCCCATGATTTCAACAATCTGCTCGCCGCAATCTTGAGTGGGCTGGGCTTGCTTGAACGCCGTGCGACGTTGGATGATCAGGCCCGCCAGGTTCTTGAGCTGATGCGGCGTTCGGCCAAGCAAGGCGCCGATCTCGTCACACGAATGCTTGCCTTTTCGCGTCGTCAGACGCTAAAGCCAGAATCCGTGCGTCTTAGTGCGCTTGGCGACACTATGAACGGGTTGGTCGCGCCGGTCCTAGGGGGCCTGATCCGCTTTGATTGGCAGATCGACGATGCGGTATGGCTAGTGCATGTCGATGCCGGGCAGCTTGAGCTTGCGCTGATGAATCTTGTTTTCAACGCACGCGATGCCATGCCATCCGGTGGAACGATCGGCGTGCATGCGCAAAATCGAACCATCGATACGACGTCTGAGGATCTGGCACCCGGCGAATATGTGGTTGTCACCGTGAAGGATACCGGCTCGGGGATCCCATCCGACATTCTGGCGAAGGTCATCGAACCTTTCTTCACGACTAAGCCGGTTGGAAAGGGAACGGGCCTGGGTCTCAGCACCGTTTATGGTTTCATGAAGCAGTCGGGCGGCTCGCTGCGGATAGAAAGTTCCCTTGGCCGCGGAACTGCAATGGAACTTTGGTTGCCACGTTCGTCTGAGCATCCATCCAGCGATGAGGCTGGGTCGAACAAGGAGGAAATCGTCACTTATGCGGGGAAAGAATACCCATCGATTCTTCTGATTGACGACAGCAGTGTGCTGCGGCAGCTGACGGCTGAATCACTTCGGCAGCGGGGCTTTTCGGTGACGTGCGCGGCCGGCGGCGCCGAGGCGCTGGCCACCATTGAGCGGGCGCCACATGATTTCGATGTAATTGTCACTGATTTTGCAATGCCCCTTGTATCCGGCGT